The segment TTGTTTGATTTGTAATCTTCCCTCCGcactcttttattttttacaagtCTGAAATACGATCGTGAATAATAAATGAGtgtatgaattgaaaatttattacagaagagagtgagagttaaaaattattatagacTTTGTCGAGATTAGCCCTAAAgggggtgagtttttttttatgtgtgtaCGATGACGTCGAGGGACGCATAGGGCTTGTGCAGCAAAACACATTTACCGCAAAATTCTGCATTTACCATGGTCTCTCATTTCaagcataattttaattattttttccagaGAAATGTAAATTGAGGGAAAGGAGCGCCTTTGAGAAGCTACAAGTAAATCAGAGTTTCACTGCGTGCGGCCTTTTCCTCAAAATGCGCGCCAAATTGTTGGTCGTTCTGCATGGTTGACTGAGGACGGCTATAGGAAATTATTTACCAGCTGTGGTGGAAACATTTAACACGAATCTCAATTACACAAGACGAGGGTTGGAGAGTTTTTTGTGCGTGTGTCCGAAAATTCAGCAGTAGATTTAACATTTGGGCCATTTGGGTATAGGTAGAGGAACAAcctaaattgcaatttaatgttttaaaagtcACTGCTTGAGTGTTTTCCTTGGGATCAAtggaaaagttgaaaactCAAAAAGCTACATAAGAGGACCCctttaaaataacatttgtccaaaaatttcatctcccaaaaattcatcgGGACTGTGGCAAACAGCACAGCCAAAAATTGGTTGTTTATTCTTCATATTTAGCGAGGGATTTGTCAGTCAATTGAGGGTTTATGTGTGCGCCCAATTTTTGGGTGAGTTGGgaatgaaaatgtttgataTGGTTAGTTAGGAGTGTGAAATTTCTGGTAATTTcagaaattgggaaaaatCACCCAAATGAGGAAAAGACCCGCGCCGAGTTATTTACCTTTAGgggatgaaatttatttgtgtaGAGACGGATCATCATGGGTGAAAGGCGCATTAGAATGCAAATCTCTCTTGAAATTCTGTCGCTTCCGGGTCTTTTTTGGGTATAATACACCGCTTGGCTATAATTTATGGGGGGTTTATGCTGTGGGATGTGAAAGCATGATGATAAATCAGCAAATCCCACATGCATTCCAATCACGCGTGGACCTCAAACGGATCAAATTTCCAATGCATTTTTGGGGAATggataaaagtgaaaaaaaaatttctctgatTCTTTTTGATATTCTATATCCCGAtcaaggggatggtttaacctcattttcagtgaagaaaagtcactttttgttgaccaaaatgtatgaggaattctcgaatctcgctcaatctcgaccgattcccgagaaacactttaactttttttatattaataatgttatttcgatgatgagaagggatcaaccgagagctaattaaatgtactttcgattgcaagtggaattgtgcaaactgatcccttattttgatcggaagaacctgctgcctcactaaaagtactgatttctcggggttgggcatccccctgaTCCCGATGAAGCAGGGTGGAATTTTTGAGAGGGTTCAAATACATCCTCTCTTTGTTCTCATTCACTATAATCTAATCTCAAAAACCCACCGCGAATATAGAAGCTTCACAGTGAGTGCCTGACATTGACCTGACAATGCCCTGAAACCCACAAACTTGCATCTGGTCTCATATTATGAGGAAtgtgcaacttttttttttatctaaacactcgaaaagaatgttttgattctCGCATGTtattcttttgtgaattttattcttcaagtACCCTCAAACGAGAGATTGTTCCATCCAACTCTTCGAAAATTCTAACCCAAACCATTCGTGCACCAGCTGCTCATatgatgagattttttttccgctCTCCTCTCGCTAAATCTAATATCTATATGTAATATCGACAAGATTCACTTGCAAAGCACtctcataaaatttcaattaatcatCAGAAAGATTGTAAATCTCCCGATAACATCTTGGGTATTGAGGGGttggaaaaggaatttattattccCATATGTAAATATCACGCAGAGTTTTCTTGTTCGCTAAACACCTCATTGGGAGGGGGATGACAGAGGGAGGAGGACAATGCAGCACCCATTTAGGGCATTAAACCAATCGGTGGAATAAATCCATTGTCGCACTATTGCAGTTCGTCGTGCAATTTGGTCACCATTGTCCCCGAGAACGATGTGTGCGGCCAAAAAGGTTCAACGAAAGGATCTTCCTTGATGGATTTTAACACCATCCACCACAGAGGGATGTTCCCTTCTTAGCTGTGCTGTGATCTCCCGGTGACCAGatattctttattgaaaaGGAACAAAAAGTGCTTAcagagattatttttattgtaacaTTTCTCAGTTATCTctacattcaaaaaaaaaatcttaaactcTCTGTAAACCAAGTGGGAATCAACCCTacaaggaaaaattcttaactCTGAGAagatttggtgaaaatttcagcatgatttgaccgattttgcttaGAAAATCCCTCtttcagaattttcctcaaagttcttttaatttgaataatttcagTCTTGGATCTTTCGGacaagttcttttttattgtgcAACAAAACTAAGGATTTTTGgattaaatttcctaaaatagattttttttatttagggaTGCATCTACTTATAAGCAGTTTTTGAAACTGCTTAATTTTggttagttaatttttatttattgagccAAAACCTATGATACAGAACTATGCCTCTATGGTCCTGAACATTTTGAAATCACAAAAAACATCTCCAAGAACTCACAGGACCTGGCAGgacgaaaaaccaaaaatttaaaaattggattttttgcAAACTTATGAGCtacccaaaaattattattatccTCTTATGGTTTTtaagagattaaaaataattagaaaaccAACTAAATTCCCTTAGATTTCGTCACTTGTCTATAAGGAACGTTTTATAGGACAAAtgtatagcgaaaacaaatcTGTCGATCTGTTATGTGAATAACAAatgcaaaaggagtttattcatttctttatggaaaaatctctattcaaagaaaaatccggAATATCTTAATCGCCATTTTTAAgtaaagcaattaaaaaagaaattgtcagacttttccattttccactgtcTGGGatcatttaagaaaagtttGGGAAAAGTTGCCAGATTGcccaaaaatataaacaatgacgtcactattgttttttattcaagaaaagtaaattcttgaaattcaaAACCATTACATTGCAGAAATTGCTCCAAAATCACTTTCTTTTTcactaaataaaaagttttaataagaattttcaaaaaatcccTTTGGCTTGAGAAgcatagaaaaataaagttgAATTTTCCGTGTAATCCTGTTCCTGTTTCCTGACCCTCTTCACCTTGTTTCCCTACTCTTCCTTGTGCTGTATcgaatttcaatgcaaacACTCCTATTGAACTGAATTTCATGCATCTGATTGCTTGAGGCAATGCGAAGGGTCACCGTGAAATGCTTCATTTGTACTTAATTAGATTTCAAAGCAAACTAATAAAATCCCACAGCAGCGTGCTGGTTAGAAGATGAGTccttttatataattttccagtAGTGAGTGTGTTTGGTGTTTGCATATCGCGTGTGAAGTGCCTCCAAGTAGATCAGTGTCCTGGTAGCACGTGCGGCCAATCAAGTAATCACCTCCTTAATAGAGTCTTCACACCACCCACTTGAGCGTGTGTCCTGGGCACGTGCCACCCATGAGAAATCTGTTGCTCTTCCAGCCCACAAAAACAACCACATCACCCCCAAATTGGGTGCACGTGGCGTGAAAATGATACGGAAGCGTATTTTTCGCGccattattttttgaatttttctttttttgcttttttaggAGCAAGTCTCATCGCATCCTCATGGAGACACGCGACAATTCGATGAGTCCTTCCAACTGGTAATCACGCAGATTAGTGCTTTTTTATTGGCAGATGATCGACTGgccaatgaaaagaaaaacccgGGGAACGCGTGAAAAGCCATCGACAGATGCGACCATCGTTTTTTGTCATTGTCGCGCTCAACAAAAGATTTCAATTCCTGCCgtttttcgtgaaaaaaaaaggaatttttttgccacaaaaaatcaaacgaGGGCAATTGTTTGAATGTGTCATAATCCTTCGGGGGTGAATAAAATTCGGAAGCTGGAAGTAATTCTCTGTGTGATTTTGATGCATCTTCCCATTGAGAAGGGAGATAAAAGGAACCACATCGTGGACCTTTGAAGATTGACCGCTTTAAGGACATCTCTCTGGAGAtttaagacgaaaaaaaaacgttcaaagacattttgttgttgttcttCTATCTCACTGAATTCctaaaaaatgcaatgtttGTTGTACATACTGACCTGCAGGGGCTGCaggaaataaattgacaaataaatttttaaacaatttgccgggaggaaaatttcacaaagccctcaaaaacattttcatgaaagaatttctcataatatttgcattttagcTCTGTATTCAGGTACAATTCGATTCATTCAATtcctcatttaaaaaaaatgttttcgaGTTTTTTAACCCCTTTGGCAAAACAATCATTTCATTATACGgacatttatttgatttattgcaaTGTTTTCAGGACGAAGCAATTAAATAGCCCCCAAAGAAAGAATGCTCACCCTTCGTCATTCAAAAAGTGATGGGATGTTTGAGGATAGCAATAAttcaaacacattttttttcctctggacattgtacaaataaaatcattttttctttggctGCCTGCTtcgtacagaaaaaaatgcaatttgtgcctgaaaatgcgagaaaacgAACAGAATAGATTCTAACTAATCAAATATTGATTCCTCGCTGATATTGCCGACGGGCAGGATATGCCCGAGAATTTTGTAAgctcacccaaaaaaaaaactttgtttttctctctttcaaatggaataaataatattaactCAAATATAGATGAATTCTTCTAACCCTTTCAGGTGCGCTGGTCGATTTAGATTAtcggatttaaaaaaaatctatcaaaaaTACATAGATAAGATTTAAGATCTTATaagatattaaattttgtatctttcatcaaaaatctttcagcGAGATGAAAGGAGACAAAACAACATCGGGAATTTTCTCTGAGGTTTCCATTTGGGGAATAATCTTTTCCATCTATTTCTTAGagttttggtaaaaaaaaaaacaaaaaacgaCCTAAGCAGAAACTCAACCATCTCTTTATCTTCTTTTGCCATTTCCTGGCATGCCCTCGCCTCGTTCAGTAATGCACGATTTATGGTCGATTTCCTACGTAGCTCATCAAAATCTTCTAGGTTAATTCGATGGGCCTCTACTCTATTGCTTCCATAGAAATTCTCTTGCTCCTCGTCTGGCCTTGTTGAGATTGAGGAATGCTCTGCCTAGTCACGACATCTCTGTATGTGGCAGTGTGTTCTGGGGGTGTGTCTGAGCTTTCTGTAATGCCGTAGCCATTTCCCGATAAGTATGGCTCATTCCATTCCCTTTCTCCCTACGGTGATCCGTGGCTGTTTTCCTTCATCATTCTTGAATGTTGCCCTCTCGTGTGACCGTTTGAGTGAAGGGGTCAACTTAGGCTCTGGTCTTCACTCTTTAGGATGAGACATCCTGgcgaaatattttcttatcccTGGTCAGTATCTTCATCATATGGAATATTTTCCGCTGACTGAGCAGTATCTCCTTCTTGCGGCAAGTTTACCGCTGACTGAGCAGTACCTCCTTCCTCCGGTGAGTTGTCCTAGCTCTGTTGAACCTCCAGaactaaaattgttttttttttgtcttcattATCCTTTGTGTCAAAATTAAACCTTCAAAGGACGATCACTGAATTTacagaattttgcaaattgtaattttttacatcctcttaaaaatatttatttttcaattgttgATCAACAAAGAAACAgtcaataattttccaatttttaaataaaaaaacgtttaTATAACAGATAAATTTGTAAGCATTGTTCAcaataaaatgggaaaaaatataacaatatATATGGAAACAGGAAGCAGTTGGCTACATAAATGAGCACGTAAcgagaaggaaaagaattgCAATGGGGAAGATCACATAAACCGCCATTCGGGGTTTGCAGGTTGAGACCAAAGTGGTGTAGTCATCGTCTTCATGCTCAATCCCATCCCTCGTTGGCACCTCCACGATGACCGTTTCGTCTGAGAAAAAGCGAATGGGAAATACGCACGTGGTGCTGTTCACGCAATCACGGGAACCCTCCCTGCGTGAATACTGGAATGTGGGTTTGTGAATATCGAAAATTGCATTGATATCATTGGACACGAGATCGTTGTCGCTGTAGAAAATGTAGTAGTAGTACCCATCAGCCGTGGCATCATGTCGCATTATCATGTGCGTCCCATTCTCCAGGAATTTCACATTATGGCACTGCGAACTTGGCGGAAAACTCTGTGCAAGCAGAATCTGCCCGTCGTAGCAGGTAAGGAGGCTATTTTCGAAGCTCGACACTGAGTCCGATGGCTCATCCGTGTAGTTGAGAGCTGTTCCACCGTGATTTATTTTACGATCTAGAACAAGATCTCGTCGCTTTCGCGCAGTATGGTTTGATTTGAGTGTTAGGATTGTCTCAGCGAGGGAAGATTTGGCATGATTCTTTATGAATTGCTCTGCAGCTGCCTTTAATCTTGccatttcttcaatttttgctTCCTCATCGGAACTTGCGGATTTAGGTTGGTCATCGTGAACTTCCTCAGCTACCGTCTCAAATGTAACGCTCACTGTACCCAAATTGTTTGCCAAATTCGGTTTGTTCTTATTGTGGTCCTGGAAAATGTAGatattttatccatttaaactgatttttacttttatagcATTAATAGTTCTAAATatgaattaaccctttcgagtCCAacgtaaaacataaaaaacgTCTTCTTCGATTTCTTCTACGTGAAGTACATGTACATatttagttggtgttccacttcgtggccaacaccaagtattgtaatcgtcggattttccgaccacctcagatcgggctcaaacttggtatgagcacgttttagacatcccacattacgaaaatggtggtggaaaatttttgatccggccggcctgccggcctgccgtccgggactctaaactttgccttatatctcgagaacggtaacagatagagacttccggtttgaagttttctatagaaatgtgggtgtaaaatttcattttttcgcattttcaaaatccaagatggccgccgtccgccattttgaaatactgtcaaccacttcccttacagctagaggtctgaaattttagtatgttgtagagctcagtgagacgttttcatcgactattcatacttgaaaatcggtcaagcggtttagcaaatatggcggcctaaagcaaaaagtgttttttcaatataactcgagaacggcttcaccgattttgatcatcttggtatcaaatgaaaggtttcaagaagccctacaactgtctagaacattccaagttccaaaaacatccgcaagaggcgctaaaatcaaaaaaaaaattgcctaactttaaggggcaatatctccgaatccccattaggcaaatcttttaaattttgatatgttgtagcctgactcaatatctttcaccagtccgaaaatgaagaaagtctatgtcgccgtttagtagatatcgcagtttgaaaaattcttgaatttgaaaagttctaagagccatatctccttaactgcttgtccgattttgctcaacttggtatcaaattaaaggttttgcaaaactctacaactttctagaacatcagaaacctctagaactattccttcaggataaaaaataccaaaaactgttttggtgaaacaaaaatccgccattttgtgttctagtggtgaccttgaaatgtatcgaaacatatgtcagattatagcttatttcaatagttttccataactagtcaagaaatttctataggccttatagaaccagagatataaccattttttgcatcaaattactgaagttcacaaaaaaaatcacctttgcctactaatactgctcacaaatagtattacaacgcataaacaaacttctatacgttgtgggacaccaactcttataactggacgcgttatgattgactttctagTTAGGAAAAGCaattgaattcataaaaaattatgaaaataaaatatttcatgtttgGATCCAAGTATGATCCAAGAAACGCGAAAGAGTTAAGCCACGTGCAGGacttaaaaaaactgaagctttttttaaatcaatctgTAAGTGTACTTCAATGCGAATTTTTTCGTTCATATTGTACTCGAACCGGCGCCCTTTAAGATACGAGTTAAGTGCTTTATACCCTTGACCTACAAAACGATCAAAAATTACGAAGATGTTAAGAAAAGCTGTTAAGATACTTTCTGATTAATTACtgctttatcaattttatttttagttttatttccAACTATAAGTTGAGTTCTTAACACAAAgtttcacttaaaaattattctacaaGAGCCTCTCTTTGATATAGAagtattttcattgattttctctcgcagtttttctcacacttttgtttaaattaatttttgcaaataaatttaaatggaattcaCTAATAATGGGATTTTTGAACTCTATCAGCTGCCGCgtgcatttaattaaaaaaaaataaactgtgCATATCCCGCTGTacttaatattcataaattcaaGTACGGTTTCAGTGACTCTCTTATACTCCTAATCTTGTTTTAGCACTATGCGTATACATTGTGCAATGATCTCGCGGTCGCAATTCTGGTTATACGGGCTTTTCCGCCAATtatggggatttttttaaaacgacACAAGACTGCCAATTCAAGCAAATAACATACCTGAAGGCCACACGTCTTAAGATTCCTCTCGCCCTTCACAACCAAAATGCGAGATCCATCGAAGCGGGAGCACACTTTGAGTGCCACAGTGGCCcctttgaggagaaaaaagccCCAATATTCCAATGTATCGTCCGGGAGTGTCATGGACTTCTTGAGGCGAATGTGCTTGCGTCGTTTCTTGGAGATTTCCGGACTATGCGACAGCTGGACGGCATGGAAGGATGCATTCATACGAAGGACGTGCTGTTCGCAGAAGATCGATGAAATACCTTCCTTGATCTCCACAATGTCTGACTCAGCTAGTGAGTAGACAACATCAGCATACTTGCTGTGTCTCAAGTACAGTGGCAGGACAATGAGGATGGATGGTAGGAGTGTGGTGAGCATGCAAAAGATGCACACCCTCTTTATTCCATGCATTGCGATTGCTGGTGGTTGCTAAAAACACACAAACATACAAATCAGAGATGATGTGCAAACAGAGATCAAGCTCTATTGCGTttcacaaaatacaaaaaaaccACGAACAATCTTCCATATTTACCAATTTGCATTTGTGAATCACACACTTTTCACGACAGTTTCACGTTGCGAGAGTTGAACTACTTGGCGCATCCTTATCTTCATACGGGAAGACGTTCTGTAGTACCATacaattaatgaaataataaaaaagaagacacAGATAGATACCACTAAGCAACTTCCACGGTAAAACTCATCATTATTGTCACACAGAGTAGTCAATTAAACCTTTATCACTGTCAAATGAATGAGATTATACTAAGCGGAGTGTGCTGAATGAGAGATCTCTGATAAGGTCACAGCAAGATCACAAAGCATGGGAAATTTAGGCGCGCATCGCACTGATCATCCTAAAGACATACTATTTACAATTTGTCTACACCTTTGtcttgtttaattaattatttaatattctttttgttgacaaattgtaaaaaaatattgtgctAATGTTTGCTCATAAATTTGGAAGCGTGAGAAAATGTGATAAACaagtataaagaaaaactcattgCTAGGGCTGAAATTGTTAAGCTATTAATGCTATTTCAGCAGGTGAAACATGCGTCACCTCTATTCTTAGCCTCCAGATGAGTCTGATGATTTGTTCACTTTCTTCCtttgttctttcttttatttctttcaaatcttttttaacaatttcttgaGGATCAAAATTTGGGTAAAAgttgaatatattttcctgTTGAAGAATCACTTCTCCAATTCTTTATAGGGAAATGATTTTATCTTGAATCCATTGGTGGTAATCTGAGATTCAAGAtcaagatcaaaataaagaataaaccAAGAAtttatatctatataataaagaaaggtctgtttgttggtaatcgtcgttccgatttttctatacaaatccacatcGTTTGACCGATTGCGAtgtttggtacagaggctccttataacagacggtttcagatggccgtattcatttcccccccaaagccccccttcaggtagcctccATATAAAGTTCATGcagttttttgaatttggcgcctgaaatgttgtatgaaaatgatttcttctctgcaaattttttttgcggGATTGATAAGTAGCCCTAATCTAtctttaaaccatcacaatttattttctctctaaaatttgcgcgaagcgcaacaaattcccgcgaagcggggcgaggtaaattggagcggagcgacaatttacctcgttctACTATAAAGTTcttagaaatttttgaaataatggGTAAGATTGGGACTAATTGAGCGACCaaaaaacccttgaaattcgcttgaaaatTCAGTACAAAGGCTCATTCtcatataaatcttttcttttcttaaaattcttcagttataaaatttttggtattctggaaaaaaatttaagacctATGAgctctttaaaatctttcagaaTGTTTTCTGTGATaataaattctgttttttttttcttttatagaacaaTAGAACTATTTAAAAACACCATctatcaaaatcttacaagtcTTAGgctttaattcaatttaatttattcatttttttaataggtcTATACCCTTCTTCGTCTATCGCCGTCTTAGCGTTGTTACCAACCCCCAGGACCAAAAGATGGAAAGATCCTTTCACTGGTTGTATGTTCTTGATCATTCATTGACCTAtttacaaaaaggaaaatgccCATTGAGAGACTACAGTTAAGCTGATCCAAGCGGCTGAAGAATTGTTTTCTGGCAATCCATTGAAGGAAATTATTAGTGAGATCCTGGAATCCTTTACTTGCCGCATTTTTTGCTTCctgttctgtttttttttttgtttcttgtaGTCCCCATCTCATGATTGGATATCTAGGCATTATtattatcatttatttaatttattaaaacactCCAAGTTTTTTCACTATTTATTATAATCATTCAAGAGTCAAGACATCAATCTacataaaagacaaaaaaagtttcaggATTATCTTATTAAatctttatatatatttaattatatatatgtatgtatatgttatgtaaaatattctgtTAAAAGTAGGTAAGCTTTTTTCCATGCGTTCTATTTCACATGTTCATCATctatttgaagaaagaaaaatactcACTAGAACGAGGAAAGTGTGCTTGTCCATTATAGTATAATCCGAGTAATAGTGTGCTTATTGAAGCAAATAattctgacaaaaaaatgtatttaaaagcGGTTGTAGCGTCCACGCCCACGACCACGTGGTGATGCCCTCTGAGCTGGGCGTCCTCTGACAGCCGTTTGAGCCCTCTGTTGTTGTGGTTTCTGTGCAACAGGTGTTGCAGCAGCAGGTGTTGCGGTAGGTTTAGCTGCCGGAGTCTTTGCCACCGGTGTCTCTACCTTCTGTTCTGGCACAGGCTCAGGTGCCGGTGGTTCTTCTTCCTTTACCGGTTCCTCCTCTGGTGCCGTCATATCAGCATCCTCCGTTTTCAGGGATTCCATTGTATCATCAGCCTGTACATTTGATTCATCCTTCACATCGCTTTCTGTGATGTCTCCTTCTTGGGAATCTAAAACGGAAGAACAAAATcgttaatttaacaaaaactttcaaataaatcgTTGAAATTCACCATTAGGTTTGTCGTCATCCTCAGTTGCCTCACAAGGATCATACAACTCAGATGGATCAATCTTGGGCTTTTGTGGTGTCTTCCCATTCTGTTCCACCTGCTCAATGCGTGCTCTCTTCTTGCGTTCATTCTCCAACGTAGCTGCAGCCCGTTTCTCCGCAATCTTAACTTCATTGCACTTCTCATTGAGGAATCTAATAAATTGCCGATGATGCGACAAAGTTCTCGTATGAATCTCAGCTGTACCGTCTGTATCGAAGAATCGATTGCAGATACGGCATTCATAGCAATCCACCTTCCCAATCAAACTCTTCCCCAATTGCCGATGACAATTGTACTTGGGAATGCGATTATCAATCTCAGATGGAAGCTCAGTTACGCCCTCAATGTAGTCCAAAATGACATTTTCTGCCTCCTTTTCAACTTCAACCTTCGCCTCAGTTTGCCCTTCGGCATTCTCGGCATTTTCCTCACCACCTTCCTTTGCTTCAGCAttttcaccaccttcctcccCTTCACCCGTCTTCTCAGTCGCCTCCTCGTGCTTTTCCTCCTTCTCACGCACATCCTTCAACTCATCAGCCTCCCCATGGATAACAAGTTGATTCTTGCGCTTCTCCGCACGATGGGTGCGCTTTGATGCCTTAATCATGTGACTCGGGGCAAGCAAATGAGCATCATACTCAATCCTCGTTGGGAACTCCATACTGCAGTCATTGCATTTGGGATGTAAGAACTTCTTCAGCGTCAAGTGTCCCTCGGATTTGCGATGAGACGATAAATGTCCGTAAAAGTGCAAATCGCACATTGTGCAGTATTCACGACGCACATTGGACGCCTTAACGTTCTTCCCGATGCGCTTTAAACGCTCAATCTCAATACTCTTGAGTTGCTCATCAATTTTCGCCTCTTGACGAATCATTGTTGCACGTAGGCGATAGCTTTCCTCAACGCCTTCCTTCATCATGGCATGGGAGCGTCCTTTGATGTGATTTTCAAATGACAAACAATCCCACATGTGCTTCTTGCACATATGACAGTAGAACATGTCACTTGGAACATCAGCATACAGGGAATCCTGGGGATCTCCGTCGACATGCTCATCCTTTACCTCGCCACTGTTGCATTCGTAGATGGCGCAGcagggaaaagaagaaaagccaaatgttaatgggagaaaattggtaTTATTCTC is part of the Lutzomyia longipalpis isolate SR_M1_2022 chromosome 3, ASM2433408v1 genome and harbors:
- the LOC129792428 gene encoding uncharacterized protein LOC129792428 encodes the protein MHGIKRVCIFCMLTTLLPSILIVLPLYLRHSKYADVVYSLAESDIVEIKEGISSIFCEQHVLRMNASFHAVQLSHSPEISKKRRKHIRLKKSMTLPDDTLEYWGFFLLKGATVALKVCSRFDGSRILVVKGERNLKTCGLQDHNKNKPNLANNLGTVSVTFETVAEEVHDDQPKSASSDEEAKIEEMARLKAAAEQFIKNHAKSSLAETILTLKSNHTARKRRDLVLDRKINHGGTALNYTDEPSDSVSSFENSLLTCYDGQILLAQSFPPSSQCHNVKFLENGTHMIMRHDATADGYYYYIFYSDNDLVSNDINAIFDIHKPTFQYSRREGSRDCVNSTTCVFPIRFFSDETVIVEVPTRDGIEHEDDDYTTLVSTCKPRMAVYVIFPIAILFLLVTCSFM
- the LOC129792385 gene encoding zinc finger protein on ecdysone puffs, whose translation is MAYRNNRNFDRNSYGGSISRNVDPWDTTNDWGMRGGGGGGGGNFMGNQNQNQEALALANNLINNILRGNQPPSLLDLAPNDMRGGGGGGFGGGYGRGVGGGGGGYDRFDDRMAGRMMGNRNAANNRNRRPGAGSGPRNNKPNKPGGIRKPNATDRSKKVLAKNSNNSKPTKTDGDTNKNNESGEVKDEHVDGDPQDSLYADVPSDMFYCHMCKKHMWDCLSFENHIKGRSHAMMKEGVEESYRLRATMIRQEAKIDEQLKSIEIERLKRIGKNVKASNVRREYCTMCDLHFYGHLSSHRKSEGHLTLKKFLHPKCNDCSMEFPTRIEYDAHLLAPSHMIKASKRTHRAEKRKNQLVIHGEADELKDVREKEEKHEEATEKTGEGEEGGENAEAKEGGEENAENAEGQTEAKVEVEKEAENVILDYIEGVTELPSEIDNRIPKYNCHRQLGKSLIGKVDCYECRICNRFFDTDGTAEIHTRTLSHHRQFIRFLNEKCNEVKIAEKRAAATLENERKKRARIEQVEQNGKTPQKPKIDPSELYDPCEATEDDDKPNDSQEGDITESDVKDESNVQADDTMESLKTEDADMTAPEEEPVKEEEPPAPEPVPEQKVETPVAKTPAAKPTATPAAATPVAQKPQQQRAQTAVRGRPAQRASPRGRGRGRYNRF